A region of the bacterium genome:
AAAGTGAAGGAATTACGGTTGAGAGAATCGCGGAGAGTTTGGCGGCAAATTTTAAAACCATATCCCAGCATACAAAGTCTCTTGTTCAAGCCGGACTTTTGAATAAAAAATACCGCGGTCGACAAGTAACACATTCGCTTTCACCTTACGGCAAATCCTTTCTTAGGTTCATGAAAACATTCTAACATTCTGCAGAATGTTAGAATGTTGATTTACGCCGTAAGCGAGATGAGGATAAGTGTTGCCACGAAATTGTTGTTTACCACATGCACGATAATAGAGGAGAACAATGAACCGCTTTTTTCATACATAAAGGCGCTTGTAAGTCCTAAAAGAAACGCGAATATGATAAGCGGTGGAGCGATATGCAAAGCCGCGAATATAACCGCGCTCGCTCCACCCGCAAAAGCGAACGAACGTGTTTGCCTAAAGTATTTAAATAATACGCCTCTGAAAAAAAGCTCTTCGGCGATGGGGATTAAAAACGCGACGATAAGTTTGAAATGAATAAGATTCACCCACATTGAGTCGCTTATCATGCCGGTATCAAGCAGTTGTTTGATTGAAGAGCTTGTGCCATCGGATATTCCGAGGAGCGGTCCGATTGTCTTTACAAGAGCTCCTCCTGCAAACAGAACGCCAAATCCCGCCACAATACTAAGCAGAATCCACTTTCTTCCTATAGGCCGAAAACCAGTGTCGTGAAGCGAAAGATTGTTTTTTTTCGCAAAGCTCCAAAATACACCGACCACGATGGCAAAAAAGGAGAGTTCAAATGCAAACACCGCCGTAAGCGTATCCGGCTTTGCAAGCCAAAGACCCAAAAGCACAGCGCCCGAGAGCCCCACGATGTAAAGTGTCATCATTCCCACGTCCCGCGCGGACCATATGTTTCTTTGCACCTCCATATTCCGCATTATATCATCTATTTTGGGCTATTCATCGCGTCGTCTTCTTTCAACTATATTGGGAACAAACGAGCCCGCTTCAAAAACCTCGGACTCCCCTTTCCGTCCAATTGAAGGTGGATTTTTCGAAACCACCTCACCCGCCATTGCGGGTGAGGTGGTTTTATCAAGCATGACTTTCCTCGCTCATGCTGTGTTTTTCCACTCCCGCTCCCCAGAAACCCAAAACAGCAACCACTATTCCAACAACTATAATATTATTCATGAGGGACGAGCTTGTCTCAAACACAAATGGCGAGACAATAAGCCAAAGACCAAGTAAGCCGTTTATCCAATGTCGCCACATAGTAATTATATTTGTTAACTTTAATAATTTCGACTTTAGAGCATGTCCAAAACCCTAACACTTAAATAAACGGGCTCCTTACGGAGAACGTTTTTTGAAACATGCTCTAATTAAAAATTAACAAAAAGATATGAAATCAATGTGAATTTTTCACGGCCAAGGAAATCACATGGTCAAGAAACTCAGTCAAACTTGAACCGACCGCCACCACCGATTTTGGCAAAAGCGACTCCTCGGTAAGTCCGGGCAAAGTATTGGCTTCTAAAAAATATATTCCCCTTTTCGGATGAATTATGAAATCGCTTCTGGAATAGTGCCGAAGTCCCAAGTTTTGATGAGCCGTTTTTTACCAAATTTTGCGAAAATGGCGCGCGAAACTTCTCCGCAAGGAGGACTCATGCTTTAAGTGGTAGGGTTTTCAAACATGCCCTATCCATTCTCCAATAGTCTGACTATGGTGGAATTCCACTGATTAATTTAGCACTTGCATGAAACTCGTTTGTGTGATTTAATCTTGTAACTATGCTAAAACACAGTTTGACAAAGGGTTTTTTCGCCGTTGTCGCGATTTTAATACTGGCAGGGATTACAGTAGGGTATTTTGTGTTTAAAAACTCAGCAGAAAATGGGGGCGACGAAGCGTCAAGCACTTTTGAAGAACGGAAAGTTCAAGACGAGTTGTCCGGCGCGTCCGACCAAGATATTAACGAAACTGAAGACGCGGTACTGTCAAAGCCCCAGTATGAAGTTGAAGAAACCGCTGGAAATGTAGAAGAAAGCGATAAGCAGGCCGTTTTAAAAATAGCGCGAGAATTTTTAACCGAATCAAACAGAAAAAACGGGACGAAAGCGGTCACCTATCTTTCCGAAAAGACAACTGAACTGTACAACCAGCTTTACTATGATGTTTTTTACACACCCAAAGAAAAACTGCTTGTAAAATCACCGATTACGGTCGCCATAGTCACTTCCATAAGAACAGATGCCACAAAAGAGACGCTGGGACTTACCGAAAAAAACATCCTTTCTTTTGCCATTTCAAACAGTTCATCCGATTCAGCTTTGAGTTCTTTCTCTCCTGACAAGCTTTCCGTGGATCGGGCAAGTGGAGGGGACCGGACCATCGTCGCCAAAATGAACTATGATGGCAAACCTTTCGGCACCCTGACTTTCACAAGAGAAAACGGCGCGTGGAAACTTGACTATGTGACCCTTCTATCCGCGATCAACTTTGTCTTGGAAAGTGACATCAGACTTTTTGCGGATAGAAACCAAATTGAAAGGGAAGAAGCTCTAGCGTATTTCATAGAAAGCGCGTACTTCTACAAACAGGCAAGCAGCTACCAGATTTGGACTCCGCTTTCGGCGCGTTATGATTTGCAGCCCCTTCAAAACATAAGATTTGCAAGTTATACCGACCCTCTTTTCCAGTACACGATGCGGTACCCTGAAGGTTGGGAAATAGATATGACTCAAAAAGACGCTCTGCGCTCCGTATTTTTCATAGCTCCGGCAATATCAAACAATGCTTTGCGCGGCTCTGTAGTGGTGAACGCCGCTTATGTGGGGGAGACGGCCGAGTCCTCGCTGGAAAATATCGTAAACCAGGAAGAAAATTTCAAAAAAGCGGAACCCGGCGGCGAAATTTTGTCTAAAGAAGCGGTTTCTTTCAAAGGGTACCCCGCGTACAAACTGGTTTCTTTAAAGCTACGGACTTTTGACGGCGGTAAAAGCTACATAAAACAAAAAACCCAAAGCATTATGTTTAAAGCGGGTCCGGAACTTTACAACCTTGACTACAAGCACAATCCTGACGACTTTGAACAGTTCAAGCTTTTAGGCGAAGAGATCCTAAGCACTATCGTGATAAGGAAATAGAGCATTCCCAAAACCCTAACACTTAGAATAAGGGAATAAAAATTAACAAAAAGATATGAAATCAATGTGAATTTTTCACGGCCAAAGAAATCACATGCTCAAGAAACTCACCCAAACTTGAACCGACAGCCACCACCGATTTTGGTAAAACTGACTCCTCGGTAAGTCCGGGCAAAGTATTGGCCTCCAAAAAGTAGATTCCCCTTTTCGGATGAATTATGAAATCGCTTCTGGAGTAGTGCCGAAGTCCTAAGTTTTTGTGGGCGACTCTGGCAAGTTCTTTAATTTCTCCTGCTTCTTCCGCCGTAAAATTACCCGGACATATTTCCTGACTTCGCCCGCCGTATTTGGCCTCGTAGTCAAAGAAACTGGCGTCAGCCGGAGGACGTATTTCAGCCGGTGGTAAAGCATAGTGCTTCTCGCCCCGAAAATCATCTATGATTCCGCAAGTTGCCTCCCTGCCTCCTATGTACTCCTCCAATATGACTTCCGGCGATATCGCGAATGCGTGAACCATGGCCTCTTCCAGTTCCGAAAAATTTTTAACAATATGCACACCGACTGAAGAGCCGGCGGAAAGGGGCTTTACGACCGCGGGCGACGGAAAGGCGCGAAAAAGCCGGACTAAATCAGGGACGGTCAAATCCCCTTTTCGCAGGACTTTATAAAGAGGCGTTTTCACTCCGGCTTTCATGAGAAAACTCTTGGCCAGCGCTTTGTTCATCGCCAATCTGGACGCGAATTTCGCGGAGCCGGTGTAAAGAACGCCATGAGCGTCCAAAATTTCCTGCACCGTGCCGTCTTCGCCGTATTGCCCATGCAGGGCGTTGAAAGCAATATTGAAATGAGGAAATGTCGCGTGTGGCTCCTTCCCGACTCCGCCCAAATGCCACAGCCCATTTTTATCTATTAGAATATCAACTGCTTCGTATTTTTCGGGCAGATTTCTAAGCACAGCCGAGCCGGTTTTTAGCGAAACTTCGTATTCGCTTGATGGGCCTCCCCGTAAAACGGCGACTTTTATTCTTTCCATTTTTAAATTATACACTATTCACGCTATTCGTCCTCGCCTTTTCCTGTGGAAACGAAGGACAAACCTATGGGCTTCGCTGTTTGCCAAAAGTATGGTTTTTTCATTTTCCTTTATAATTTTGCCGTCTCCTATGATACCGGCCGGTTTATGTCTCTTATCTTTTACAACAGCCACGACCGGTATGGAAATATTCATAACCGCAAGCTGATTTTCGGCCGTTTTTTTCTGGACTTCATTGCCGTCCACAACCACCAGATCCGGCCTCTTCCATTCCGGATGGACGAAACGCCTCCGCAAAATTTCGCGAAGACCGGCCGTATCATTCACGCCATGTTGGCCTTTTATTTTAAACAGACGGTACTCTTTTTTGTTTAACGCGCCATTTTCAATCACGGTAAAAGCTCCGACCGTTTCCACGCCTGACGTGTGAGCAATATCATAGGCCTCTATGCGAAAATCCTTGGCTTTTATTTTAAAATTTTCACGCTTCAGTAAAGAAATGTCTCGGATATGCTTTAAGGCGGAAATCGTGTTTCTGATATTTCCGGCCTTTTCAAACTCCCTCGCCTTGGCTTTTGACTTCATTTCCTTTTCCAAAAGAGTAATCAGGCCTTTTTTCTTCCCCTTAAAAAACATCTTGATATTTCGGATGGTCTTGGCGTACTCCTTTTCAGAAATTTCGCCGGTACAGACGCCCGGACAAAGACCGATTTGTCGGTTGAAACACGGTTTTCCTTGGTTGGGTACGCATTTGTCTCTGTAAGGAAAAATTTTTTTGATTATTTTCAGGGCTTGGCGCAGTTCCAACCCATTGGGAAAGGGACCGAAAAAAGCAGGAGTTTTAGAGTGAAAAGTGGAAAGCATCTGCGAATCAAGTTCCCTTTTCCGAGCGAGAAGTACGCGAGGAAAATTTTCATCGGTTACGACAACACAGTTAAAGCTTTTATCGTCTTTTTCGCGGACATTGTACTTGGGCAGGAATTTTTTTATCAAATCCACCTCTAAAAGCAACGCCTCAAGGACGGAATCGGTTTTTTTGTGCTGAACCTCTTTTATTTCGCCTAACATTTTAGCAATGCCCACCCCTCGGGACTTTAAAATATCACCGCTCCAGTAACTTCCGACGCGGTCTTTCAGGGAAGTGGCTTTTCCTATATAAAGTATCTCTCCGCGCTTGCCCAGAAAAAAATATACTCCGGGCGAATCCGGCAGGGATTTTATCTTTCCTTTTTTTGACAGAGTCATGATGTATATGTTATCATAAGAAAAGGCTAGGACATAATGTACATATGCAAAAAATAATAACGATCGGTCTTACGGCGAGAAATGCCATGGACACGTGGTTCCGGGATTTTGCTGGCGAAGTGGTCAACTTCAACGGGGCCAGCAGTTTCTTAAGGGAGGCGCGGGAAAACCCTCTTCTTACGGAAAATGCTTTGGTTCTCTGCTCACCCGAGCACGCGCCGGAAATCATGAGAGAATTCTCGTCATCAAAACCCACCAACGTCTTGGATTTCAGTATTATCCGTTGATACCATGAAAATTCTAATCGTCGGCGAGGAGCACTCCAGCAAAATTTTAGTGGACTATCTGGAGAGAAGCTATGGTGGGTACCAATGTACCACGACGACAACCCAAGAGGAGGCCGTCAAACTGCTAACGGAGGAAAAGTTTGACGCCCTTATAACGGCATATAGGTTGGACGCCGGGAACGGGATTACACTGCTTGAAAAGTGCTCCCAATTCCCCGGACTCCTGATGTTTCTCTGGACAGTAGACGAGAGCGTTAGGTTTAGGGCGCTCACCCTGAACGCCATTTTTGTCCCAAAAAAACATTTCAAAATGATCCCTGAAATCCTGAAGGCAGGACGGGACAAACTGAAATAGTACGCGGACGACTTGCAAGCAACCTTCCACAGGAAGGTTGCTTTTCTTATTTCTTCTTTAAAACTTTCCGCAAATATTTCGCGGTATGCGTGTCACTATCCGAGACCTGTTCGGGCGTTCCTTTGGCCACCACCTTGCCTCCCCCGTCCCCGCCTTCCGGTCCAAAATCAATGACATGGTCGGCCGATTTTATAATCTCCATATTATGTTCTATGACAACCACCGTGTTTCCTTTGTCAACAAGTTTTTGCAGTATTTCAATAAGTTTTCGGACATCCTCGTAATGCAGTCCCACTGTCGGCTCGTCCAAAAGATAAATCGTTTTTTGCAAATGCGGACGGTAAAGCTCGGAAGATATTTTTACTCGCTGGGCCTCCCCTCCTGAAAGGGTCGTGGCCGACTGTCCCAATTCCAAATATCCAAGTCCCACTTCGTCCAAAGTTTTCAAACGGTCGGCAATGGCCGGAATATCGCCAAAAAAATCAAGGGCCTCTTCAACAGTCATCTTTAACACCTCGTAAACGTTTTTTTTCTTATACTTGACTTCCAGTGTTTCTTTCATAAACCGCTTGCCGGCGCATATATCGCACGGCACATAAACGGTGGGCAAAAAATGCATCTCAACGGCTATCTCGCCGTTGCCTTGACAAACCTCGCATCTACCTCCTTTGACATTGAAAGAGAACCGACTGGCCTTCCAACCGCGATAACGTGCTTCTTCCGTTTCGGAAAAAAGGTCGCGGATAAAAGTCCACGCGCCGGTATAAGTGGCGGGGTTGGAGCGCGGAGTTCGGCCTATGGGGCTTTGGTCTATGAGAATTGAGCGGGACAAATATTCCGAGCCGGAAAATGAAGCGCAGTTATACGTTTCAGCGCTTCTGTAACGGCGGTCAAAACGAGCCCGCAAGTTTTTGTTCAATATTTCATACAGAAAAGAGGACTTGCCGGAACCGGAAACTCCGGTTATTGCCACGAACCTCTGGAGCGGAACATTCATGTTCTGGTTTTTGATGTTGAAAACGCCCGCCCCGCGGATTCTTATCTCCCCTCTTTCGCCCTGCCTTCTTTTTTCCGGAACGGGAACGGATTTTTCTCCGCAAAGGTACATAAGGGTCTCGGAGCGACTTCTGTCTTTTTTTGATTTTAAAAGCTCATCCAAAAACCCCGATGCCACTATTTGGCCTCCGTGCACTCCCGCGCCCGGTCCGATATCAACCAAATAATCCGAAGCGAAAATGGTCTCCTCTTCATGCTCTACCACCAAAATAGTGTTGCCCGTGTCGCGCAAATGCAAAAGGGTTTTTATCAGACGTTCGTTGTCACGACTGTGAAGTCCCACGGTCGGCTCGTCCAAAACATACAAAGCGCCGACAAGACCGGACCCAAGCTGTGAAGCCAGACGGATCCTTTGGGCCTCGCCACCGGAGAGAGTATGAGCCCGCCTATCAAGAGAAATATATTCAATGCCGACATTTAGCATGAAAGAAAGACGGGATTCTATTTCTTTTAGCACCACCTTGGCAATCTCTTGTTCTTTTGCTGAAAGTTTAAGGTCGGCAAAAAAGTCCGAGGCGTCTTCTATTGACTTGCCGATAAGCTCTACGATATTTATTCCTCCTTTTCCGCCTTTATCTCCCCCGCCGATACGCACATGAAGAGCTTCGTTTCTAAGTCGCCGACCGTCGCAAAGAGGACACACCTCGTCACCGAAAAAGTGTCGCGTTCCGAGTCCGTTGCATTCAGGACAAGCCCCGTAGGGCGAATTAAAAGAAAAAAGACGCGGTTCTATTTCCGGATAGGAAAATCCGTCATAGGGACACATGAACTTGGAAGATATGAGCTTTACGTCGTCTTTTGTTTCCAATTTCAAAAGACCGTCCGACTCTTGAAGCGCTCTTTCAACCGCCTCATGCAAACGCTCTCTGATTGCCTCGTTTTTTTTATAGTCCTTTATTTCGCTTATGGAAAATTCGTCCACCAAAACATCTATGTCGTGTTTTTTATTCTTAGAAAGAATTATCTGCTCGCGCAGTTTATGGTCTTTGCCGTCCACCTTGACCGTGTTGTAGCCCTTGCCTAAAAGGTCGTACAGAAGCTGATAGTATTCGCCCTTGCGTCCCACCACGAGAGGAGCGAAAATTTTAATCCTTACCGAGTTGTCATATTCTACTCCATAGACAACTCTTTTGCCGTCCGCCTCTTTTACCGAGCGTACAGTTTCCGTAATCGTATGAACTATTTCCTCGTTTGAAAGTTTTTTTATTTCCCGTCCGCATTTCAAACAGTACGGTTTGCCTACCCGAGCGAAAAGCACTCTCAAGTAGTCGTAAATCTCCGTGATTGTAGCGACAGTGGAGCGTGGGTTGTTTGAGCGCGACTTCTGGTCAATGGAAATAGCGGGTGATAATCCGACTATTTCATCAACGTCCGGTTTTTGCATCTGGCGCAAAAACTGCCGAGCATAGGAAGAAAGCGACTCCACATAGCGCCTCTGCCCTTCGGCAAAAATAGTATCAAAGGCCAAAGAGGACTTTCCTGATCCGGAAAGTCCCGTGAAAACAATCATCTTGTTCCTCGGCATTTCAACGGTAATGTTTTTGAGATTGTGCGTTCGGGCGCCACGAACTATTATTTTTTCACTGTTTTCTTTCATAGTAAATACGCTTACAAATAGCGCATGCGAATAGAGGGATGTAGATACGCTTACAAATGGCACATGCGAATAAGAAAAAGCACGCGAATGGAGATACGCAAACACTCCCCACATTCACTCCATGGGGATACAGAGGAGCATAGCATAAAACATGGAAGATGAGAATACGAGTTAGGAATAATAGGACTTACGCAATTTATTGCTTTTCTTATTCCCCTTTTCTTAAATCTTATTCCTCCTTTTTTAAAGGAGGTGTCACATTCTTATGTGACGGAGGATTTAAAAATCCCTCGGCTCATCGGAATGAGCCACTCCCTTTACAAAAGGGAGAAAAAGAGTGTGAGGGTTACGAGTTAGGAATAAAACACGATTTAGGATTTAGGATTTAGGAAATAGGATTTAGGATTTGTGAATGGTGTGTGTAGTTTACAATTATTCCTACGCTCTAAAACTACGCCGTATTCAAGACCTTGCCTATTTCTTCTATTATCTCATCTAAAGTTACGGTGGCCTTTACAAGGAAACGATTGGCTCCGTATTCTTTACCCTTATCCACATCGCCTTTTTGACCGAGATTTGAGAGCAGAATAACCGGAATATTCTTGGTTGAAGGATCTTCTTTTATTTTTTTTAATATCTCCCATCCGTCAATACCTGAAAGCAATATGTCTAAAATTATGATGTCGGGTATGTTTTTTTTGAGCTCGGCTAATGCCTCTCTTCCGTCCTTAAAGTGCAAAAGAGTGCATTTTTCGGTTGAAAGTTTGCGTGAAATAATATCGCTCAAAAACTTATCGTCTTCCACCCACATTATTTTCTTTCCGAAAATAGTAGTGTGGTTCGGACTCAGAGCCGGACCGCCGGAAAGAGTGGCGGTTTTCCCATCCTGACCGAGTTGAATACGAACTTTTGTCACGACCTCTTCCGGGTCAAATTGGGTTTTTACAAGATAATCTTTGACACCCAGAGACAGCGCTCTGTTTATTTCCTCCGACTGGCCTGAATTTGAAATTATTATGACAGGAATGACTGACAGTGTCGGGTCTTTCTGTTTCGCCTCAAGTATTTCATACCCGTTCATTGTCGGCAACATGATGTCTAAAAGAACAATGTCCGGATGCGACTCTTTAAGCTTTTGAAAACCCATTGCGCCGTCCGTGACCAGTGCCGTGTTGTATCCGGCCTCCCCTAATTTTTTGACAAGAACATCGCTCCAAAAAGCGTCGTTCTCTATAATAAGAATTGTTTGAGCCATTTTACTTGAATTTATGCGTGTGCCTTTAGTATAGCAAAAGATTGAAATTAAAATGTGGATAAAAAGGCCTGCGGCATTTGACACAGGCAGAGTTATCCAATTTAATTTTTTATCTTGAGTTACGAAATACGGCAGACGCCCCCCACGAGGAAAGTCACAAAAAAGTGACGGGAGCCCTGGGCAAGC
Encoded here:
- a CDS encoding SPW repeat protein; protein product: MWRHWINGLLGLWLIVSPFVFETSSSLMNNIIVVGIVVAVLGFWGAGVEKHSMSEESHA
- the uvrA gene encoding excinuclease ABC subunit UvrA, whose amino-acid sequence is MKENSEKIIVRGARTHNLKNITVEMPRNKMIVFTGLSGSGKSSLAFDTIFAEGQRRYVESLSSYARQFLRQMQKPDVDEIVGLSPAISIDQKSRSNNPRSTVATITEIYDYLRVLFARVGKPYCLKCGREIKKLSNEEIVHTITETVRSVKEADGKRVVYGVEYDNSVRIKIFAPLVVGRKGEYYQLLYDLLGKGYNTVKVDGKDHKLREQIILSKNKKHDIDVLVDEFSISEIKDYKKNEAIRERLHEAVERALQESDGLLKLETKDDVKLISSKFMCPYDGFSYPEIEPRLFSFNSPYGACPECNGLGTRHFFGDEVCPLCDGRRLRNEALHVRIGGGDKGGKGGINIVELIGKSIEDASDFFADLKLSAKEQEIAKVVLKEIESRLSFMLNVGIEYISLDRRAHTLSGGEAQRIRLASQLGSGLVGALYVLDEPTVGLHSRDNERLIKTLLHLRDTGNTILVVEHEEETIFASDYLVDIGPGAGVHGGQIVASGFLDELLKSKKDRSRSETLMYLCGEKSVPVPEKRRQGERGEIRIRGAGVFNIKNQNMNVPLQRFVAITGVSGSGKSSFLYEILNKNLRARFDRRYRSAETYNCASFSGSEYLSRSILIDQSPIGRTPRSNPATYTGAWTFIRDLFSETEEARYRGWKASRFSFNVKGGRCEVCQGNGEIAVEMHFLPTVYVPCDICAGKRFMKETLEVKYKKKNVYEVLKMTVEEALDFFGDIPAIADRLKTLDEVGLGYLELGQSATTLSGGEAQRVKISSELYRPHLQKTIYLLDEPTVGLHYEDVRKLIEILQKLVDKGNTVVVIEHNMEIIKSADHVIDFGPEGGDGGGKVVAKGTPEQVSDSDTHTAKYLRKVLKKK
- a CDS encoding response regulator, with product MAQTILIIENDAFWSDVLVKKLGEAGYNTALVTDGAMGFQKLKESHPDIVLLDIMLPTMNGYEILEAKQKDPTLSVIPVIIISNSGQSEEINRALSLGVKDYLVKTQFDPEEVVTKVRIQLGQDGKTATLSGGPALSPNHTTIFGKKIMWVEDDKFLSDIISRKLSTEKCTLLHFKDGREALAELKKNIPDIIILDILLSGIDGWEILKKIKEDPSTKNIPVILLSNLGQKGDVDKGKEYGANRFLVKATVTLDEIIEEIGKVLNTA
- a CDS encoding D-alanine--D-alanine ligase — encoded protein: MERIKVAVLRGGPSSEYEVSLKTGSAVLRNLPEKYEAVDILIDKNGLWHLGGVGKEPHATFPHFNIAFNALHGQYGEDGTVQEILDAHGVLYTGSAKFASRLAMNKALAKSFLMKAGVKTPLYKVLRKGDLTVPDLVRLFRAFPSPAVVKPLSAGSSVGVHIVKNFSELEEAMVHAFAISPEVILEEYIGGREATCGIIDDFRGEKHYALPPAEIRPPADASFFDYEAKYGGRSQEICPGNFTAEEAGEIKELARVAHKNLGLRHYSRSDFIIHPKRGIYFLEANTLPGLTEESVLPKSVVAVGSSLGEFLEHVISLAVKNSH
- a CDS encoding type II CAAX endopeptidase family protein, giving the protein MEVQRNIWSARDVGMMTLYIVGLSGAVLLGLWLAKPDTLTAVFAFELSFFAIVVGVFWSFAKKNNLSLHDTGFRPIGRKWILLSIVAGFGVLFAGGALVKTIGPLLGISDGTSSSIKQLLDTGMISDSMWVNLIHFKLIVAFLIPIAEELFFRGVLFKYFRQTRSFAFAGGASAVIFAALHIAPPLIIFAFLLGLTSAFMYEKSGSLFSSIIVHVVNNNFVATLILISLTA